GGCCGGTCGGCCTCGCGGTGGGTGGTCGGGCCGGTCATATCTCCTCCACGTGGCGCAGACGGGCGGCGGCGCCCCGGGACGTGCGGTCGCCGCGGCCGCCGAGCACCGCCGACAGCAGCGGCACCGCGGCGATGACGGCGGCCAGCAGCAGGGTCCGCAGGTTCGGCAGGTCCACCAGGACCGCCGGCACCGGGCGCTGCGCGGCGGGGGTGAGCACCATCAGCGGCACCGTCAGGTGCACGATGGCCGCGCCCACCGCCAGTCCCACCCCGGTCCCGAGTGCGACCAGGACCAGGCCCTCGGCGGCGGCCGCCCGGGCCAGGCCCCGCCGGGGCGCTCCGAGGGCCAGGAGGACCGCGGACTCCCGGCCCCGCTGGCGCGCGGCCGCCGCCGAGGAGGCGGCGAAGCCGATGGCGGCCAGGACCGCGCTGGACAGGGCGAGCGCGGCCAGCGCGATGCGGGGGCCGGCGCTCAGCGGGTCGTTCAGCAGCCCGGCGGCCACCTCCTCGCGCAGCAGGACCCGGTGCGAGCCGGCCCCCGCCCGCAGTTCGGCGGCGGCCCGCGCGGGCGCGGGGTCGGAGGCGGAGGCCGCGGGCAGCCACCACTCGTCGGCGCCGGGCAGGGCCTGCCCGTCGGTGGCCGCGAGCAGCCGCCCGGCGGTGGCGAGGTCGACGGCCACCGCCCGGTCGCCGGACGCGGGCAGGGCTCCGACGGCGGCGGTGACCCGGACCGGGACGGTGGCCGAGCCGAGCAGCACCGGGATCCGGTCGCCGACCTCGGCCCCGACGGCGGTCAGATAGGCGCGGGTGGCGATGCCCGGCAGCTCGGCGGCGGCCGGCCCGCCGGCGCTGAGGCTGAGGTCGTAGCTGTTCATCGGGGCGCCCGTGTACCGCAGGCGCAGCAACGCGCCGTCGGCCGGCAGCAGCCGGGCGGCCGGGGTGTCCGTCCCCAGGACCGGGGCCACCAGGTTCCAGGCGGGCGCGGCGGCCTGGACGGGGACGGCCGGGCCGCCCGCCGTCTCCGTGACCGAGACCCGGCGCAGCGCCACTTCCGCGTCGACCGCCGACCTGCCGTCCGGCCGGTTGAGCCAGCCGGTCCCGGCCCCGTACGACAGGGTGAGCCCCGCGATGGACAGGGGTTCGGCGGCCGCCCCGAGCGGGGCCCCGGCCAGCGCCGCGACGTCCACGGAGAGGGTGCCCTCGCCGTTCTCCGGCAGCGTCTGCATCGGCGCCCGGTAGGTCAGCCCGAACCGGTCGCGCAGCAGTACGCCCAGCCGGGCGCCGCCGCTCGCGCCGGAGGCCCGCAGCGACACCTCGAGGTCGATCCGCTGCGGCCGGCCGGGCAGGACGATGCCCGCGCTGCCCGGGGCGTCGGCCGCCAGCGGGGCGAACAGCTTCTCCATCGGCTTCCCGTCCCGCAGGTCGGCCCGCAGCGGCACCCGCCGCGCGACGGCGGCGGCGTCCAGCGCGAGCAGCTCCCCGGTGGTACCGCCCGGCAGCCCGTGCGCGGAGCGCACCACCGGGATCATCCGGTCGCCGCCCGGCAGGGCCGCGTACCGGCCGCCCCGGCCGGCCGCGGCCACCTCGCTGCCGGTGATCCGCAGCCCGCCGGCGGTGGCGAACTCAGCCTGGTCGCGCTGCGAGGCGGACCACGCGGTGTGCTGGCCGAGGGCGAGGATGCCGCTGGACACCGAGAGCACCAGCAGCAGGACGGGCCCGGTGGCCCGGCCGGGGCGCCGGGCGAGCTGCCAGCCTACGAGCGCCGGGCCGAGCCCGCGGCCCCGGGCGGCGATCCGGCCGCCGAGCCGCGCGGCGAAGGGCAGCAGCCGCAGCACCAGGAGGGTGCCCGCGCACAGGGCCAGGGTGGGCGCGGCCACCAGGACCGGGTCGACGCCGAGTTCGCCGCCCGCCCCGGCGCCGCTCCCGCTGTAGCGGTCGAGCTGGCGGTACGCGAGGACGGCGAGCGCCACCACCGCGAGGTCGAGGCCGGAGCGGGCGGCCCCCGACACCACGGCCGCCCGGCGCCCGGCCCGGCGCAGCACGGCGGCCGTGGCCCCGCGCAGGAGGGCGGGCAGGGTGGTCAGCAGGACGCACGAGAGGGCGCAGCCGGCCGCGACCGGCCAGAGCAGCCATGCCTCCCCGGTCTCGACGGGGGCCTCGGCCAGCGGCCCGTAGCGGCCCGTCAGGCGCAGCAGCGGCGGGGTCAGCAGCGGGGCCAGGACCGCCGAGGGCAGGGCGAGCAGCAGCGCCTCGGCCGCCGAGAGCGCCCCGAGCCGGCGGCGGGAGGCGCCGCGGGCCGTCAGCAGGATCCGCTCCGGCTCCTGACGTTCCGTCAACAGGTGGGCGACCAGCAGCAGGGCGGCCCCGGCCAGCACCGCCAGCTGGAGCGCCCCGACCAGCAGGGTGGAGCGGGCCACGCGCTGTCCCGTCTCCAACGCGCCGAGGAAGTCCCGCAGTCCGGTGGTGACCGTGAGGCCGGAGGGGCCCTTGGTGTTGGTCTCCGGTGCCAGGGGGCGGATCCGGGCGACGTCGGAGGCGCGTGCGGAGCGGAAGTCGGGGGTCAGCAGGGTGGCGCGGCTGTTCTGCACGAGGGCGCCGGCGGTGAAGGCGGAGTCGTGGACGAGCAGCGGGCCGTAGCTGGTGAAGGAGCCGACCTGCACCTCGCGCCCGCCGAGCGGATCGAGCTGCCAGTACGGGGCGTCCGGCTCGGCCGCCCGGTAGACGCCGGTGACGAGTACGGTCAGGGGCGCCCCGCCGTAGCGGTCCTCCAGCCGGACCTCGGCCGGCAGGGGCTGTCCGGTCAGCCCGAGCCGGTTCAGCGCGGCCTGGGGCACGGCCACCGGGACGCGCCCCGGGCGGTCCCCGACGGCCTCGGGCCACTGGCCCGCGAGGAGCCGTACGCGGCCCGGGTCGAGGGCGGCGAGCAGGGTCAGGTCGGGCTCCTTGCCGGGGGCGCGGGTGCCCGGCAGACCGTACGAACGGCTGCGCGCCAGGCTCTCGACACCGACGGGCACGCTCCCGAACAGGCCGTCCGCGAAGCCCCGTACGGCCGTGTCGTCCCCGGACCGGGCGGCCACCGGGTGCTCGCCGGAGAGGACCACGGCGGTGTTCGACCGGCCGGCCGGGTTCGCCAGCGCCTGCCGCACACCGGCGTCGCCCACACCCCGGGTGAAGGCGAGGAGCGCGGTCAGCGTGGTCGTGGTGATGAGCGCGGCGAGCAACACGGCGGCGGCGAGCGGCAGTCGCCCGCGCAGCCGGCGCACGACGAAGCCGATCATGTGCCTGTTCCTTCCCCCCGAACCGGACCATTGGCACCGGATAGCGGACGATGCTGTCAGATTCGGTCCAGGAGAGGAAGGGACTTGCGTGAGTGATGTGACAGATGAGCAAATTCGGACGTGAGGTGACGAAGAGTGCCGACCGAGGGGGAGCCCACATGACGAAGCAGCGGGACCGACGGGACCAACAGGACCAACAGGACCGACAGGACACCGCGACCACCGCGGCACCCATGATGGTGGTGCGCGATCTCCGCAAGAGCTTCGGCAGCGGCGCCAACGCCGTACACGCCCTGCGCGGGGTCTCGTTCGAGGCGCGGCGCGGTGAACTCACCGCGCTCAAAGGCCGGTCGGGCTCGGGCAAGACCACCCTGCTGAACCTGGCCGGCGGCCTCGACACCCCGACCTCGGGCTCCGTCGAACTCGACGGCACCGACCTGTCCACCCTCGACGAGAGCGGTCTGCTCGCGCTGCGCCGCGACCGCATCGGCTTCGTGTTCCAGTCGTTCGGGCTGATCCCGGTGCTCACCGCCGCCGAGAACGTCGGGGTCCCGATGCGGATGCGCAAGATCCCGGCCCGGCAGCGCGAGGAACGCGTCCGCACCCTGCTGGCCCTGGTCGGCCTGGCCGAACACGCCGGACAGCGCCCCGGGGAACTCTCCGGCGGTCAGCAGCAGCGCGTGGCCCTGGCCCGCGCGCTGGCCAACGAACCCGCCCTGATCATCGCCGACGAGCCCACCGGCCAGCTGGACTCCGAGACGGGCCGCTCCATCATGCGGCTGCTGCGCGCGGTGGTCCGCAGCGAGGGCGTCACCGCCCTGGTCGCCACCCACGATCCGCAGCTGATGGAACTCGCCGACCGGGTGGTCGAGTTGCGCGACGGCCAGGTCGTCGAGCCGGCCGCGCCTTCGCACTGACCGGCGGCAGCGGCGCCCGCACCCGGGCCCAGAGCTCCAGCAGCAGCCGCACCGGGCGCGAGGCCGCGGCCAGCTCCCAGCGGCGGCCGTCACGGGCCCACCGGTCCAGGACGTCGAGCAGGGCCGAGTCGCAGAAGGTGACCTGGGCCGCGTCCAGGACGAGGCGGCGGGCGCCGAGGGCGGCGGCCTCCTCGAAGAGGCCGTGCAAGGGGGCGCAGCTGTAGTGGTCGAACTCCCCGGCCAGACCGACGGCGAGGACTCCGTCGCG
The Streptomyces sp. NBC_00091 genome window above contains:
- a CDS encoding FtsX-like permease family protein, giving the protein MIGFVVRRLRGRLPLAAAVLLAALITTTTLTALLAFTRGVGDAGVRQALANPAGRSNTAVVLSGEHPVAARSGDDTAVRGFADGLFGSVPVGVESLARSRSYGLPGTRAPGKEPDLTLLAALDPGRVRLLAGQWPEAVGDRPGRVPVAVPQAALNRLGLTGQPLPAEVRLEDRYGGAPLTVLVTGVYRAAEPDAPYWQLDPLGGREVQVGSFTSYGPLLVHDSAFTAGALVQNSRATLLTPDFRSARASDVARIRPLAPETNTKGPSGLTVTTGLRDFLGALETGQRVARSTLLVGALQLAVLAGAALLLVAHLLTERQEPERILLTARGASRRRLGALSAAEALLLALPSAVLAPLLTPPLLRLTGRYGPLAEAPVETGEAWLLWPVAAGCALSCVLLTTLPALLRGATAAVLRRAGRRAAVVSGAARSGLDLAVVALAVLAYRQLDRYSGSGAGAGGELGVDPVLVAAPTLALCAGTLLVLRLLPFAARLGGRIAARGRGLGPALVGWQLARRPGRATGPVLLLVLSVSSGILALGQHTAWSASQRDQAEFATAGGLRITGSEVAAAGRGGRYAALPGGDRMIPVVRSAHGLPGGTTGELLALDAAAVARRVPLRADLRDGKPMEKLFAPLAADAPGSAGIVLPGRPQRIDLEVSLRASGASGGARLGVLLRDRFGLTYRAPMQTLPENGEGTLSVDVAALAGAPLGAAAEPLSIAGLTLSYGAGTGWLNRPDGRSAVDAEVALRRVSVTETAGGPAVPVQAAAPAWNLVAPVLGTDTPAARLLPADGALLRLRYTGAPMNSYDLSLSAGGPAAAELPGIATRAYLTAVGAEVGDRIPVLLGSATVPVRVTAAVGALPASGDRAVAVDLATAGRLLAATDGQALPGADEWWLPAASASDPAPARAAAELRAGAGSHRVLLREEVAAGLLNDPLSAGPRIALAALALSSAVLAAIGFAASSAAAARQRGRESAVLLALGAPRRGLARAAAAEGLVLVALGTGVGLAVGAAIVHLTVPLMVLTPAAQRPVPAVLVDLPNLRTLLLAAVIAAVPLLSAVLGGRGDRTSRGAAARLRHVEEI
- a CDS encoding ABC transporter ATP-binding protein; its protein translation is MMVVRDLRKSFGSGANAVHALRGVSFEARRGELTALKGRSGSGKTTLLNLAGGLDTPTSGSVELDGTDLSTLDESGLLALRRDRIGFVFQSFGLIPVLTAAENVGVPMRMRKIPARQREERVRTLLALVGLAEHAGQRPGELSGGQQQRVALARALANEPALIIADEPTGQLDSETGRSIMRLLRAVVRSEGVTALVATHDPQLMELADRVVELRDGQVVEPAAPSH
- a CDS encoding STAS domain-containing protein, with product MAARPGRPRPTAARVNRAGAPVPVRGVARWRGVNGPPLPRIRSTLRDGVLAVGLAGEFDHYSCAPLHGLFEEAAALGARRLVLDAAQVTFCDSALLDVLDRWARDGRRWELAAASRPVRLLLELWARVRAPLPPVSAKARPARRPGRRATRPPGRRVPSAADRGWRPGR